The Elaeis guineensis isolate ETL-2024a chromosome 14, EG11, whole genome shotgun sequence genome has a segment encoding these proteins:
- the LOC140853647 gene encoding LOW QUALITY PROTEIN: kinesin-like protein KIN-14F (The sequence of the model RefSeq protein was modified relative to this genomic sequence to represent the inferred CDS: inserted 3 bases in 2 codons; deleted 1 base in 1 codon): protein MASERLFCISVTSVVEDVLKQHGTRLSDMHLASRKAEEASARRYEASGWLRKMVGVVLAKDLPGQPSEEEFRLGLRNGLILCNALNKVQPGAVPKVVVNPGDSVLHPDGAALSAYQYFENVRNFLVAVKEIGLPMFEASDLEQGGKSARVVDCVLAVKSYGEWKQMGGHGSWKYSGNSKFPTQGKXFLRKNSEPFKNSLSRNQPMYENEVLCMEHNLNENIPIESAEMTSSRPLSMLVHAALSGKRPEEVPLLLESMLGKVMEEFEHRIASQTDLVKTALKGLADSNKSFCKQKVSIDPPSASFEMKLIYGEGRNNLIKSEKEGYIHKNMLEEEASKDKILKQQXMFEQQQRDIQELKHTLQTTRAGMEFMQIKYSEEFSKLGKHLLSLAHAASGYHKVLEENRKLYNQVQDLKGSIRVYCRVRPFLPGQLSTSSIGCINDGHITIITPSKYGKGHRSFNFNKVFGPSATQEVVFSDMQPLIRSVLDGYNICIFAYGQTGSGKTFTMSGPKDLNEQTQGVNYRALSDLFKLSEERRGAFYYKISVQMIEIYNEQVRDLLASDGLNKRLEIRNSSQKGLHVPDANLVPVTSTSDVIELMNIGQKNCTVGATALNDRSSRSHSCLTVHVQGRDMTSGTILRGCMHLVDLAGSERVDKSEVTGERLKEAQHINKSLSALGDVISALAHKNSHVPYRNSKLTQLLQDSLGRQAKTLMFVHISPDIDAIGETISTLKFAERVSSVELGAAQLNKESGEVKELREQVACLKAALARKGGGSEHLQNIIASPDMLNVKTPSPINSNHQHGQEYVNNQTNHRKPMEDVGNIEMQINPLLKQKKPSIDLQELLMANDSPPWPDSSRINFQVGEYKETDPGNWVDKVMVNKHETVIQDNNSIRDWDGDSAPLPDFFYQKYVSNMEAYPEQPYQRNATRRKDSHDFGMQGNRFYSVGTDDSDDLDIATSDSSEADTLWQFNLQNINTAVNEGASRINKHQMPTKSPDIRYYDLSGKRNDTFRLGFLNLPASYDGKLYCSGRKSRTPNHIQIPTPSRKALNGSNRTGRQPYSSSSDGKRIT, encoded by the exons ATGGCGTCGGAGAGGCTATTTTGTATATCGGTGACTTCTGTGGTGGAGGATGTTCTCAAGCAGCATGGGACTAGGCTGAGCGATATGCATTTGGCTTCGAGGAAGGCAGAAGAAGCAT CGGCAAGAAGGTATGAGGCATCTGGGTGGCTGAGAAAGATGGTTGGGGTAGTCCTTGCTAAGGATTTGCCAGGCCAGCCTTCGGAGGAAGAGTTCAGGCTTGGATTGAGAAACGGATTGATTCTTTGCAATGCACTCAACAAGGTTCAACCAGGTGCAGTGCCAAAG GTGGTTGTAAATCCAGGAGATTCAGTTCTTCACCCAGATGGTGCAGCCCTATCAGCTTACCAGTATTTTGAGAATGTGAGGAACTTTCTTGTGGCTGTGAAAGAGATTGGTCTTCCTATGTTTGAGGCTTCCGACTTGGAGCAG GGAGGGAAAAGTGCCAGGGTTGTAGACTGCGTTCTAGCTGTCAAATCCTATGGTGAATGGAAACAAATGGGAGGACATGGATCTTGGAAATATAGTGGAAATTCTAAATTTCCAACACAGggaaa atttttgaggaaaaattCGGAACCTTTCAAGAATTCCTTGTCAAGGAATCAACCAATGTATGAAAATGAAGTTTTATGTATGGAGCATAATTTAAATGAAAATATTCCAATTGAATCTGCTGAAATG ACTTCATCACGTCCACTGAGTATGCTTGTACATGCAGCTCTATCAGGCAAGAGGCCTGAAGAAGTTCCATTG ctgttggagtcgatgTTAGGTAAAGTAATGGAAGAGTTTGAGCACCGCATAGCAAGCCAAACTGACCTG GTGAAAACAGCTCTCAAGGGTCTTGCTGACAGCAATAAATCTTTTTGCAAACAAAAGGTTTCGATAGATCCCCCATCTGCTTCTTTTGAGATGAAG CTTATAT ATGGAGAAGGAAGAAATAATCTCATAAAATCGGAGAAAGAGGGCTACATTCATAAGAACATGCTAGAAGAAGAGGCATCAAAAGACAAAATTCTGAAGCAAC AGATGTTTGAGCAACAACAAAGAGATATTCAG GAATTGAAACATACTCTTCAAACTACAAGAGCTGGCATGGAGTTCATGCAAATCAAGTACTCTGAGGAATTCAGTAAGCTTG GCAAGCATCTTCTCAGCCTTGCTCATGCAGCTTCAGGTTATCACAAAGTTCTCGAAGAAAACAGAAAGCTGTACAATCAAGTGCAAGATCTGAAAG GAAGTATTAGGGTCTATTGCCGAGTTAGACCCTTCCTACCTGGACAACTAAGTACTAGCAGTATTGGTTGTATCAATGATGGACATATCACGATTATCACCCCTTCGAAGTATGGAAAAGGACATAGATCTTTCAATTTTAATAAAGTT TTTGGTCCATCGGCAACCCAAG AGGTGGTATTCTCAGACATGCAACCTCTGATTCGGTCTGTTCTTGATGGTTATAAtatttgtatatttgcatatggCCAAACTGGATCAGGGAAAACATTTACTATG AGTGGACCTAAGGATCTGAATGAGCAAACCCAGGGCGTGAATTATAGGGCACTGAGTGACCTGTTTAAACTCTCAGAAGAAAGAAGGGGTGCATTTTATTACAAAATCTCTGTTCAAATGATTGAAATTTATAATGAGCAAGTGAGAGACCTCCTTGCTAGTGATGGCCTTAACAAAAGAT TAGAAATTCGTAACAGTTCCCAGAAAGGACTTCATGTACCTGATGCAAATTTAGTCCCTGTTACATCAACATCAGATGTCATTGAACTGATGAACATTGGACAGAAGAACTGTACTGTGGGTGCTACAGCATTGAATGATCGTAGCAGCCGTTCTCATAG TTGCTTGACTGTTCACGTTCAAGGAAGAGATATGACATCTGGAACCATCCTTCGTGGATGCATGCATTTAGTTGATCTTGCAGGCAGTGAAAGAGTTGATAAATCTGAGGTCACAGGAGAAAGGCTAAAAGAGGCACAACACATAAATAAATCGCTCTCAGCTCTGGGGGATGTAATATCTGCCCTTGCCCACAAAAATTCACATGTTCCTTATAGAAATAGCAAACTCACACAATTACTTCAAGATTCTCTTG gTAGGCAAGCAAAAACATTGATGTTTGTCCATATAAGTCCTGATATAGATGCTATTGGAGAAACTATTAGCACACTTAAATTTGCTGAGAGGGTTTCTAGTGTTGAACTTGGTGCAGCTCAACTAAATAAAGAAAGTGGAGAAGTCAAAGAGCTCAGGGAGCAG gTAGCTTGCCTTAAAGCAGCATTAGCAAGGAAAGGAGGAGGGTCAGAGCATCTTCAGAATATAATAGCAAGTCCTGATATGCTTAATGTCAAGACACCATCACCTATAAACTCAAATCATCAGCATGGTCAGGAATATGTAAATAATCAAACTAATCACAGAAAGCCTATGGAGGATGTTGGAAACATAGAG atgcagattAATCCTTTGTTGAAACAAAAGAAACCAAGTATTGATCTCCAAGAGTTGTTAATGGCAAATGATTCTCCTCCCTGGCCAGACAGCAGTAGAATAAACTTTCAGGTGGGAGAATATAAAGAAACTGACCCTGGAAATTGGGTTGACAAGGTCATGGTGAACAAGCATGAGACGGTGATCCAGGATAATAATTCCATAAGAGATTGGGACGGAGATAGCGCACCGTTGCCTGACTTTTTTTACCAGAAATATGTTTCTAATATGGAAGCTTATCCAGAACAACCATACCAAAGGAATGCCACAAGGAGAAAAGATAGCCATGATTTTGGTATGCAAGGAAACCGATTTTATTCTGTGGGTACTGATGATTCTGATGATTTGGATATTGCAACAAGTGATTCTTCAGAAGCAGATACGCTATGGCAATTCAATCTCCAAAATATTAATACTGCAGTCAATGAAGGTGCGTCAAGGATCAACAAACATCAAATGCCAACAAAGAGCCCAGATATAAG GTATTATGATTTGTCTGGCAAACGGAATGATACGTTCAGATTGGGGTTTCTAAACCTACCAGCTTCCTATGATGGCAAGTTATATTGCAGCGGTAGAAAGTCCAG GACTCCAAATCATATACAAATTCCTACACCATCCAGGAAAGCGTTGAACGGGTCTAATCGGACAGGGAGGCAGCCTTATTCTAGCAGCAGTGACGGGAAACGGATCACTTGA